The following DNA comes from Caulobacter mirabilis.
AACCCTAGACAGAGGACAGGCCCGGACAGGGCTGGAGCTTGAAATGGCTAAAGAGAAATTCGAACGTAACAAGCCGCACTGCAACATCGGCACGATTGGTCACGTTGACCACGGCAAGACGACGCTGACGGCGGCGATCACGATGGTGCTGGCGAAGAGCGGCGGCGCGACGGCGAAGAAGTACGAAGACATTGACGCGGCGCCGGAAGAGAAGGCGCGGGGGATCACGATCAACACGGCGCACGTCGAGTACGAGACGCAGAACCGTCACTACGCGCACGTCGACTGCCCCGGCCACGCCGACTACGTGAAGAACATGATCACGGGCGCGGCGCAGATGGACGGCGCGATCCTGGTGGTGTCGGCGGCCGACGGCCCGATGCCGCAGACGCGCGAGCACATCCTGCTGGCGCGCCAGGTCGGGGTTCCGGCGCTGGTGGTGTTCATGAACAAGGTCGACATGGTCGACGACGAGGAGCTGCTGGACCTGGTGGAGATGGAAGTTCGCGAACTTCTGTCGAGCTACCAGTTCCCGGGCGACGACATTCCGATCGTGAAGGGCTCGGCCCTGGCGGCGGTTGAAGGTCGTGAGCCGGCGATCGGCGAAGACCGTATCCTGGAGCTGATGACCCAGGTGGACGCCTACATCCCGCAGCCGGACCGTCCGGTGGACCTGCCGTTCCTGATGCCGGTGGAAGACGTGTTCTCGATCTCGGGCCGCGGCACGGTGGTGACGGGCCGGGTCGAGAAGGGCATCGTGAAGGTTGGCGAGGAAGTCGAGATCGTCGGCATCCGCGACACCCAGAAGACGACCTGCACGGGCGTGGAAATGTTCCGCAAGCTGCTGGACCAGGGCCAGGCGGGCGACAACGTGGGCGTGCTGCTGCGCGGCACCAAGCGTGAAGACGTCGAGCGTGGTCAGGTTCTGTGCAAGCCGGGCTCGATCACCCCGCACAAGAAGTTCGCCGCCGAGGCCTACATCCTGACCAAGGAAGAGGGCGGCCGTCACACGCCGTTCTTCACCAACTACCGTCCGCAGTTCTACTTCCGCACGACGGACGTGACCGGGATCATCAAGCTGCGCGAAGGCGTGGAAATGATCATGCCGGGCGACAACGCCGAGCTGGACGTCGAGCTGATCACCCCGATCGCCATGGACCAGGGCCTGCGCTTCGCCATCCGCGAAGGCGGCCGCACCGTCGGCGCCGGCGTCGTCGCGAAGATCGTCGAGTAACCCTCGACCGTCGAAGCTTCGGCTGAAGGATCAGGGCCTCCGGGAGCAATCCCGGGGGCCTTTTCTTTGCCCGCCCGCCGGGGACATGCTCCGCGAAGCGGTGCGTGTCCCCTCGACCCGACAGACGGGGACACGCACCTTGCGGGAGCATGTCCCCGGCCAGCGTCTCGAACCACGCAAGGCGGCCCAGCGGGCGCCTTTCACCGCGTTTCGGGTTCGAACCGAGAGTTTCTTCCAGCGAGTGGAAGAAAAATCACTCCGAAGGGCATGTTCGCCGCTGACGCAGCGTCCTTCGACGGCTAAGAGAGGGCCGCTGCTCCGGAAACCGCCGTGCTTCGAAAGGCGATCATGCCGACACCGTCCGCGCTCACGACCTCCGCCCTCGTCATCCTGGGGGCCTCGGGCGATCTGGCCCGGCGGATGCTGCTGCCCTCGCTCTACAACCTGGACGCCGACGGCCTGCTGCCCGCGGGGCTGAGCATCGTCGGGGTGGCGCGCAGCGACATGGACGCCGACGCCTGGCGCCAGGAGGTCCGCGAGCTGCTGCAGGCGCGCGAGCCAATCGACGAGACGGTCTGGGCCCGGTTCGCCGAGCGTCTGGACTACTGCGCCGGCGATGTGACCAAGCCCGAGGGCGCCGCCTGCCTGAAGGGGCGCGTCGACGGCCGCCGGCCGCTGGTGATCTTCTTCTCGCTGTCGCCCAGCCTCTACACCGCCGCCTGCGCCAGCCTGAAGGCCGGCGGGGTGATCACCGACAGCACCCGCCTGGTGCTCGAGAAGCCGATCGGCCGCGACCTTGAGACGTCGCGCTCGATCAACGCCGCCGTCGCCGCCGTGGCGGACGAGAGCAACGTCTTCCGCATCGACCACTATCTGGGCAAGGAGACGGTCCAGAACCTGATCGCGCTGCGTTTCGCCAACAGCCTGTTCGAACCGCTGTGGACCAGCCAGACCATCGACCACGTCCAGATCACCGTGGCCGAGACCCAGGCCGTCGGCGACCGCTGGCCCTACTACGACGACTACGGCGCCATCCGCGACATGCTGCAGAACCACATGCTGCAGCTGCTGTGTCTGGTGGCCATGGAGCCGCCGTCGGATCTGGAGCCGGACGCCGTCCGCAACGAGAAGGTCAAGGTGCTGCGCTCGCTGCGCCCGTTCGACCGCGCCTCGGCCCAGCACGACAGCGTCCGCGGCCAGTACGGGCCCGGCATGGTTGAGGGCGAAAAGGCCAGCAGCTACGAGGCCGAGGTCGGCCGGCCGTCGCAGACCGAAACCTTCGTCGCCCTGACCGCCCACGTCGACAACTGGCGCTGGGCCGGCGTGCCGTTCTTCCTGCGCACCGGCAAGCGGATGCCCGAGCGGCGCACCGAGATCGTCATCCAGTTCAAGCCGGTGCCGCACTCGATCTTCGGCGGCGCCGCCCAGGGCGACCTGGTCGCCAATCGTCTGGTCATCGAGCTGCAGCCGGACGAGGACATCTCGCTGACCGTGATGAACAAGCGGCCGGGCCTGGGGGACGTTCGACTGCAATCGATGCCGCTGTCGCTGAGCCTCAAGTCGTTGGGCGAGGACGGCGGCCGTCGCCGCATCGCCTACGAGCGGCTGCTGCTCGACGCGCTGCGCGGCGACCAGACCCTGTTCGTGCGCCGGGACGAGATCGAGGCGGCCTGGGCCTTCGTCGACGGCGTCGCGGACGCCTGGACCGAGGCCGGCATGACGCCCAAGCCCTATCCGGCCGGATCCTGGGGGCCCGCCGGCGCCTTCGCCCTGATCGAGCGTAGCGGGCGCGCCTGGAATGACTGAGTCGAGAATCTCTCCCCGCATCGAGGTCGAAGCCTACGCCGACGCCGAGGAGGCCGCCCAGGCCGCCGCCGTCGCCATCGCCGACTGGCTGGCCGCAGGCCTGTCCGAGAACGAGCGGGCCAGCTTCGTGGCCACCGGCGGCCGTTCGCCCGGCCCGGTCTATGACCTGCTGGCCACCCTGCCGCTGCCCTGGGAGCAGGTGGCTGTGACCCTGTCCGACGAACGCTGGGTTCCGCCCAGTTCGCCGGATTCTAACGAGAAGCTGGTCCGCGACCGGCTGCTGACCGGCGAGGCGGCCGGCGCCCGCCTGGTTCCTCTATGGTCCGACGCGGCGACGCCCGCCGATGCGGCGGATGCCGCCGAGGCGACGGTCGCCGACCTGCTGCCGTTCGACGTCGTGCTGCTGGGCATGGGCGACGACGGCCATTTCGCCTCGCTGTTCCCGGGCAACCCGTCGCTGGACTACGGTCTCGACCCCGACAGCGGCGCGCTGGTCATTCCGGCGCCGAGGGGCGAGCCGGCCCCGCCGCAGGATCGCATCAGCCTGACCCTGCACGCCCTGACCAAGACCTATCTGATCGTGATCCTGATCAGCGGCGAAACGAAGCGGCGGATCGTCGAGGAGCGCGACGACCTGCCCATCCATGCGTTGTTCAGGGCGGCGGGCGATACGCCCGTCCGCGTGATCTGGTCGCCCTAGGAGTCAGCCGATGCATCCCGTCGTCGCGGAAGTCACCGCCCGGATCGTCGAGCGCAGCCGCGAGCGCCGCTCGGCCTACCTGGCTCAGGTCGAAGCCGCCCGCGGGGCCGAGCCCGGTCGCGCCAAGCTCAGCTGCGCCAACTGGGCCCATGCCTTCGCCGCCTCCGACCCGGCCGACCGCCTGCGAGCGCTGGATCCCGACGCGCCGAACCTGGCCATCGTTTCGGCCTACAACGACATGCTCAGCGCCCATCAGCCGCTGGAGCGATATCCCGCCCTGATCAAGGACGCGGCGCGGGAGGTCGGGGCGACCGCCCAGTTCGCGGGCGGCGTGCCCGCCATGTGCGACGGCGTCACCCAGGGCCGTCCCGGCATGGAGCTGAGCCTGTTCAGCCGCGACGTCATCGCCATGGCCACGGGCATCGCGCTGACCCACGACGCCTTCGACGGCGGCCTGTACCTGGGCGTGTGCGACAAGATCGTGCCGGGTCTGGTCATCGGCGCCCTGGCCTTTGGCCACCTTCCGGCGATCTTCGTGCCGGCGGGACCGATGACCTCGGGCTTGCCGAACTCCGAGAAGGCGAAGGTTCGGGCCCTCTACGCCGAAGGCAAGGCGACGCGGGAGGAGCTGCTGGCGGCCGAGCAGGCCAGCTACCACGGCCCTGGCACCTGCACCTTCTACGGCACGGCCAAC
Coding sequences within:
- the tuf gene encoding elongation factor Tu gives rise to the protein MAKEKFERNKPHCNIGTIGHVDHGKTTLTAAITMVLAKSGGATAKKYEDIDAAPEEKARGITINTAHVEYETQNRHYAHVDCPGHADYVKNMITGAAQMDGAILVVSAADGPMPQTREHILLARQVGVPALVVFMNKVDMVDDEELLDLVEMEVRELLSSYQFPGDDIPIVKGSALAAVEGREPAIGEDRILELMTQVDAYIPQPDRPVDLPFLMPVEDVFSISGRGTVVTGRVEKGIVKVGEEVEIVGIRDTQKTTCTGVEMFRKLLDQGQAGDNVGVLLRGTKREDVERGQVLCKPGSITPHKKFAAEAYILTKEEGGRHTPFFTNYRPQFYFRTTDVTGIIKLREGVEMIMPGDNAELDVELITPIAMDQGLRFAIREGGRTVGAGVVAKIVE
- the zwf gene encoding glucose-6-phosphate dehydrogenase — protein: MPTPSALTTSALVILGASGDLARRMLLPSLYNLDADGLLPAGLSIVGVARSDMDADAWRQEVRELLQAREPIDETVWARFAERLDYCAGDVTKPEGAACLKGRVDGRRPLVIFFSLSPSLYTAACASLKAGGVITDSTRLVLEKPIGRDLETSRSINAAVAAVADESNVFRIDHYLGKETVQNLIALRFANSLFEPLWTSQTIDHVQITVAETQAVGDRWPYYDDYGAIRDMLQNHMLQLLCLVAMEPPSDLEPDAVRNEKVKVLRSLRPFDRASAQHDSVRGQYGPGMVEGEKASSYEAEVGRPSQTETFVALTAHVDNWRWAGVPFFLRTGKRMPERRTEIVIQFKPVPHSIFGGAAQGDLVANRLVIELQPDEDISLTVMNKRPGLGDVRLQSMPLSLSLKSLGEDGGRRRIAYERLLLDALRGDQTLFVRRDEIEAAWAFVDGVADAWTEAGMTPKPYPAGSWGPAGAFALIERSGRAWND
- the pgl gene encoding 6-phosphogluconolactonase — encoded protein: MTESRISPRIEVEAYADAEEAAQAAAVAIADWLAAGLSENERASFVATGGRSPGPVYDLLATLPLPWEQVAVTLSDERWVPPSSPDSNEKLVRDRLLTGEAAGARLVPLWSDAATPADAADAAEATVADLLPFDVVLLGMGDDGHFASLFPGNPSLDYGLDPDSGALVIPAPRGEPAPPQDRISLTLHALTKTYLIVILISGETKRRIVEERDDLPIHALFRAAGDTPVRVIWSP